The Congregibacter litoralis KT71 genome contains a region encoding:
- the hslU gene encoding ATP-dependent protease ATPase subunit HslU: MSNMTPREIVHELDKHIIGQQDAKRAVANALRSRWRRMQVEETLRAEITPKNILMIGPTGVGKTEIARRLAKLANAPFVKVEATKFTEVGYVGRDVESIIRDLVEMAVKMLREQAMEKMRFRAEEAAEERILDILLPGARDAKGDAASQGDGTRQLLRKKLREGDLDEKEIDLEISTPSNVEISAPPGMEEMTNQLQSMFSNMSRSQPKSRRMPIKAAFAALCDEEAAKLVNEDEIKQQAVQAAEQNGIVFIDELDKVAKRGETAGADVSREGVQRDLLPLIEGCTVSTKYGMLKTDHILFIASGAFHLSKPSDLIPELQGRLPIRVELAALSPEDFRRILVEPDAALTRQYSALLGTEGMSLEFTEDGIERIAELAWQLNESTENIGARRLHTVMERLLEDASFKAADDGLSGSVLAVDAAYVDAQLSDLAMDEDLSKFIL; this comes from the coding sequence ATGTCGAATATGACTCCCCGAGAGATTGTCCACGAGCTGGACAAGCACATCATTGGTCAGCAGGACGCCAAGCGCGCCGTCGCTAACGCCCTACGCAGCCGCTGGCGCCGCATGCAGGTGGAAGAGACCCTGCGCGCGGAAATTACCCCCAAGAACATATTGATGATCGGACCTACCGGCGTTGGTAAAACGGAAATCGCCCGGCGTCTGGCCAAGCTGGCCAACGCGCCCTTTGTCAAAGTGGAAGCGACCAAGTTTACCGAAGTAGGCTATGTTGGCCGCGATGTTGAATCCATCATCCGTGACCTTGTGGAGATGGCGGTGAAGATGCTCCGCGAGCAGGCCATGGAAAAAATGCGCTTTCGGGCTGAAGAGGCCGCCGAAGAGCGCATTCTGGATATCCTGCTCCCCGGTGCCCGCGATGCGAAGGGCGACGCCGCCAGCCAGGGTGACGGTACGCGCCAGCTGCTGCGCAAAAAGCTCCGCGAGGGCGACCTCGACGAAAAAGAGATCGATTTGGAAATCAGCACCCCCAGTAACGTGGAGATCAGCGCGCCGCCGGGCATGGAAGAGATGACCAACCAGCTTCAAAGCATGTTTTCGAACATGTCCCGTTCCCAACCCAAAAGCCGTCGCATGCCTATCAAGGCCGCCTTTGCCGCGCTCTGCGACGAAGAGGCCGCCAAGCTGGTCAACGAAGACGAGATCAAACAGCAGGCGGTGCAGGCGGCGGAACAAAACGGCATCGTCTTTATCGATGAACTGGACAAGGTCGCCAAGCGGGGCGAAACCGCGGGTGCCGATGTATCCCGGGAAGGGGTGCAGCGGGATCTTCTGCCGCTTATCGAAGGATGCACCGTGAGCACCAAGTACGGCATGCTCAAAACGGATCACATTCTGTTTATTGCCTCCGGCGCCTTTCACCTATCCAAGCCTTCGGACCTCATCCCCGAACTCCAGGGTCGCCTGCCAATCCGCGTGGAGCTTGCGGCGCTGTCCCCCGAAGACTTCAGACGCATACTCGTAGAGCCCGATGCGGCGCTCACCCGGCAATACAGTGCACTGTTGGGCACCGAGGGCATGTCTTTGGAGTTTACCGAAGACGGTATTGAGCGCATCGCAGAGCTGGCCTGGCAGCTTAACGAGAGTACCGAAAACATCGGTGCCCGACGTCTGCACACGGTCATGGAACGCTTGCTGGAAGACGCCTCCTTCAAGGCCGCCGACGATGGTCTCAGCGGTAGCGTGCTGGCCGTAGATGCTGCCTATGTAGATGCGCAGCTGTCCGATCTGGCGATGGATGAAGATCTGTCCAAGTTCATCCTGTAA
- the hslV gene encoding ATP-dependent protease subunit HslV → MEQFRGTTILCVRRGNSVVVGGDGQVSMGNTIMKGNARKVRRLYKDQVLAGFAGGTADAFTLFELFEAQLEKHSGQLVRAAVELAKAWRTERSLRQLEALLAVADKETSLVISGNGDVIEPENNLIAIGSGGSFAQAAAMALLDNTELSAREVVEKGLGIAADICIYTNQQRTIEQLDF, encoded by the coding sequence GTGGAACAATTCAGAGGTACCACCATCCTGTGTGTACGCCGGGGCAACAGCGTTGTGGTCGGCGGCGACGGCCAGGTCTCCATGGGCAACACCATTATGAAAGGCAACGCACGCAAAGTACGTCGTCTTTACAAGGATCAGGTGCTTGCGGGTTTTGCAGGGGGCACCGCCGACGCCTTTACCCTGTTTGAACTCTTTGAAGCACAACTTGAAAAACACAGCGGCCAGCTGGTCCGTGCGGCGGTAGAGCTTGCAAAAGCCTGGCGCACGGAACGCTCATTGAGGCAGCTTGAAGCCCTTTTGGCTGTCGCCGACAAAGAGACCTCCCTCGTTATCTCCGGAAACGGCGATGTTATTGAGCCCGAGAACAATCTCATTGCCATCGGGTCCGGAGGCTCTTTCGCCCAGGCAGCTGCCATGGCGCTGCTGGATAACACCGAACTCAGCGCCCGCGAAGTCGTGGAGAAAGGTCTCGGCATTGCTGCCGATATCTGTATCTACACCAACCAGCAGCGCACCATCGAACAGCTCGACTTCTGA
- a CDS encoding SPOR domain-containing protein gives MAKTPNRRSSRGASRHNQTTENHGGLRWYGAGVATGLFLAFLLYLVTLPPEGGAEPELAATARASNPEPEYEFFEVLPNQEITVDVDPADLPKPRSASTGKQFLLQAGSFRQAADADRRRGELLLLGLNPRVEDTQGDTGRWFRVVLGPFESRSAMAKARSLTAQQDIDTLLIQRDRG, from the coding sequence ATGGCAAAAACCCCGAATAGAAGAAGCAGTCGCGGAGCGAGTCGTCACAACCAAACCACCGAGAATCACGGTGGTTTGCGCTGGTATGGGGCCGGCGTGGCGACCGGCCTGTTTCTCGCCTTTTTGCTGTATCTCGTTACTCTGCCACCGGAGGGCGGGGCCGAGCCCGAGCTTGCCGCCACTGCTCGGGCGAGCAATCCTGAGCCGGAGTACGAGTTTTTTGAGGTCCTTCCCAACCAGGAAATCACCGTCGACGTGGATCCGGCGGACCTCCCCAAGCCGCGAAGCGCGAGCACCGGGAAGCAATTTTTGCTCCAGGCCGGTTCCTTCCGCCAGGCTGCTGATGCCGACCGCCGTCGTGGTGAGCTGTTACTTTTGGGCCTCAATCCCAGGGTAGAAGATACCCAGGGCGATACCGGCCGCTGGTTTCGCGTGGTTCTGGGGCCCTTTGAAAGCCGCTCTGCCATGGCCAAAGCACGAAGTCTCACCGCCCAGCAGGATATCGATACCCTGCTTATCCAACGGGATCGAGGTTAA
- the argS gene encoding arginine--tRNA ligase: MKDTVAALLSEALTTIITARQADITAPEVQVERTRDAAHGDLASNIALASAKLLKMPPRELAQTICDALPENTVIDRTVIAGPGFINFFLSKDSQAAALLQVLSEGPRYGHNDSGAGRKVQVEFVSANPTGPLHVGHGRGAAVGDSLARILNACGWEVVREFYYNDAGAQINNLALSVQARCKGLTPQDATWPEDSYRGDYIAELAQAYLAGESVEATDKSVTATGDAEDLDAIREFAVAWLRREQDLDLQSFGVAFDVFFLESSLYESGEVATTVDRLVESGNTYSNDDALWLRTTDFGDDKDRVMRKKDGGYTYFLPDVAYHLNKWRRGFERVINEQGADHHSTVTRVRAGLQALKEGIPEGWPEYVLHQMVTVMRDGQEVKLSKRAGSYLTLRDLINEVGRDATRYFLVARSPNSQLTFDIDLALSQSNDNPVFYIQYAHARVCSVRRKFVEAELSLELNPETLSLERLIEPQEVEVLKQLARFPEIVTRAGTSAEPQQIANYLRDLAGEFHAYYNAHKVLIDDAELRTARLALTTAVGQVIANGLDLLGVSAPESM, from the coding sequence ATGAAAGACACCGTTGCCGCGCTGCTCAGCGAGGCACTGACAACTATTATCACCGCTCGCCAGGCCGACATCACTGCACCCGAGGTTCAGGTGGAGCGGACCCGGGATGCTGCCCACGGCGACCTTGCCAGTAATATTGCGCTGGCTTCGGCCAAGCTTCTGAAAATGCCTCCCCGGGAGCTGGCCCAGACTATCTGCGACGCCCTTCCCGAAAACACCGTTATCGATCGCACGGTCATCGCGGGCCCCGGTTTCATTAACTTTTTTCTGTCCAAAGACAGTCAGGCCGCAGCGCTGTTGCAGGTACTCAGCGAGGGCCCTCGCTATGGACACAATGACTCGGGTGCGGGTCGCAAGGTGCAGGTAGAGTTTGTCTCCGCCAATCCCACCGGTCCCTTACATGTAGGCCATGGTCGGGGCGCCGCGGTGGGCGACAGCCTCGCCCGAATACTCAATGCCTGCGGCTGGGAAGTGGTCCGGGAGTTCTACTACAACGACGCTGGTGCGCAGATTAACAACCTCGCTTTGTCTGTGCAGGCGCGCTGCAAGGGTCTGACTCCACAGGACGCGACCTGGCCCGAAGACAGCTATCGCGGCGACTACATTGCCGAGCTTGCGCAGGCTTACCTGGCGGGAGAGAGCGTAGAAGCCACTGACAAGTCTGTCACAGCGACCGGTGATGCGGAGGACCTCGACGCCATTCGTGAATTCGCGGTTGCCTGGCTTCGCAGGGAGCAGGACCTTGATCTGCAAAGCTTTGGCGTGGCTTTTGATGTGTTCTTCCTCGAGTCATCGCTCTACGAGTCGGGCGAGGTGGCCACCACCGTCGATCGTTTGGTGGAGAGTGGCAACACCTACAGCAACGACGACGCCCTGTGGCTGCGCACCACAGATTTCGGGGATGACAAAGATCGCGTCATGCGTAAAAAGGATGGCGGTTACACCTACTTCCTGCCGGACGTGGCCTATCACCTGAACAAATGGCGCCGGGGTTTTGAGCGCGTGATCAACGAGCAAGGCGCTGATCATCACAGCACTGTGACCCGGGTGCGCGCGGGGCTGCAGGCCTTGAAAGAAGGAATTCCTGAGGGCTGGCCCGAGTACGTACTCCACCAGATGGTCACGGTGATGCGTGACGGGCAGGAGGTCAAACTCTCCAAGCGCGCCGGCAGCTACCTCACCCTTCGCGACCTCATTAACGAAGTCGGCCGGGATGCCACCCGTTACTTCCTGGTGGCGCGCTCGCCCAACTCCCAACTGACCTTCGATATTGACCTGGCGTTGTCCCAGTCCAACGATAACCCGGTTTTTTATATCCAGTATGCCCACGCCCGGGTGTGCAGCGTCCGTCGCAAGTTTGTGGAAGCCGAGCTGTCCCTGGAACTGAACCCTGAAACCTTGTCTCTGGAGCGCCTTATTGAGCCGCAGGAAGTAGAGGTGCTCAAGCAGCTTGCCCGTTTTCCCGAAATTGTGACCCGGGCCGGAACCAGTGCCGAACCTCAACAGATCGCCAATTATCTTCGCGATCTGGCCGGGGAGTTCCACGCTTACTACAACGCCCATAAGGTACTCATCGACGACGCAGAGCTTCGAACTGCCCGCCTTGCGCTGACCACTGCCGTGGGGCAGGTTATTGCCAACGGTCTGGACCTGTTGGGCGTCTCAGCCCCCGAGAGCATGTAA
- a CDS encoding primosomal protein N': protein MTQSKKPAVLRVAAPVPLRRPFDYLAPESQNPDRLRPGIRLRVPFGKREITAILLEVAAEASVNAEQLRPALDVLDDKPLLTPGIMALCKWSSDYYQHPVGEVFSAAIPKALREGRGLSETHWRLTTEGKGLPEGALSRAKSQAKALALLQTGEQLPEVLKNAGISGAVLRELTAKGLVERCRITTSLPSAALKENGPPLSEEQGSAVAAVEWDSFSCHLLQGVTGSGKTEVYLRLIAACLDRGEQALVLIPEIGLTPQTVKRFEARFQSPVAVLHSGLSDGQRFAAWQAAQSGTAGIVMGTRSAIFTPLARPGLIIVDEEHDGSYKQQDGFRYAARDVAVKRAQLEGCPVMLGSATPSLESLENARRERYRHHFLRGRQGGGELPMLQTVDLRGLQLNAGISDYLMAAIRETVEAQKRQALLFLNRRGFAPTLQCHSCGWVAGCDHCDARLTVHLRKRCLRCHHCAAQRALPAQCPDCGGTALLTHGLGTEQTEEFLRNVLSCPVHRVDSDAMRGVDAMQSLLEVAHSEEPCVILGTQMLTKGHHFPAVQLVGVIDADALLYSADFRGEERMAQLVVQVAGRAGRESAGGKVLIQTHYPDDPLFEALRHGHFESITRSLLDKRRASGLPPYGQLMLLRSDARNERDGEAFLRAVQKEVTGFLPPDCQLIGPLPSAMPRRAGRFRWQLWCLSASRGSAMAAARLLVERAEGLRKSRELSWFIDVDPSDVV, encoded by the coding sequence GTGACCCAAAGCAAAAAGCCTGCGGTGCTTCGCGTGGCGGCCCCCGTGCCCCTGCGAAGACCTTTCGATTATCTCGCACCCGAGAGCCAGAACCCGGACCGCCTGAGACCGGGGATTCGCCTGCGCGTACCCTTCGGAAAACGGGAGATCACGGCAATCCTTCTGGAGGTAGCTGCAGAAGCCAGCGTGAATGCGGAGCAGCTTAGACCCGCACTTGATGTGCTGGATGACAAGCCCCTGCTAACCCCCGGCATCATGGCGCTGTGTAAGTGGTCTTCAGACTACTACCAACACCCTGTGGGTGAGGTCTTCAGCGCGGCGATTCCCAAGGCGTTGCGCGAGGGTCGCGGCCTGTCCGAGACCCACTGGCGTCTCACCACCGAGGGTAAAGGCTTACCTGAGGGTGCCCTCAGCCGCGCCAAGTCACAGGCCAAAGCGCTGGCGCTGCTCCAGACCGGCGAGCAATTGCCGGAAGTTCTCAAGAACGCAGGTATTTCTGGCGCAGTGCTCCGGGAGCTCACTGCCAAGGGGCTCGTTGAGCGCTGTCGAATCACCACGAGCCTGCCCAGTGCAGCCCTGAAAGAAAATGGCCCGCCCCTAAGTGAAGAGCAGGGATCGGCCGTGGCGGCGGTGGAATGGGATAGCTTTAGCTGTCACCTCCTCCAGGGCGTTACCGGCAGCGGCAAGACCGAGGTTTATCTGCGGCTGATTGCGGCTTGCCTGGACCGCGGCGAGCAGGCTCTGGTGCTGATTCCCGAGATCGGGCTCACCCCGCAGACGGTCAAACGCTTCGAAGCGCGATTCCAATCCCCCGTGGCAGTACTCCACTCAGGCTTGTCCGATGGTCAACGTTTCGCCGCCTGGCAGGCTGCCCAGTCCGGGACCGCGGGCATTGTCATGGGCACGCGCTCAGCGATATTCACGCCCCTCGCCCGACCGGGCCTCATCATCGTTGATGAGGAGCACGACGGGTCCTACAAGCAGCAGGATGGCTTTCGCTACGCCGCACGGGACGTGGCGGTCAAACGAGCACAGCTCGAAGGCTGCCCGGTGATGCTCGGCAGTGCCACACCTTCGCTGGAGTCCCTGGAGAATGCTCGTAGAGAACGCTATCGGCACCATTTTCTGCGAGGCCGCCAGGGGGGCGGCGAGCTGCCCATGCTCCAGACCGTGGACCTTCGAGGCCTGCAACTTAACGCCGGCATCAGCGATTACCTCATGGCGGCGATCCGCGAGACCGTCGAGGCACAAAAACGTCAGGCGCTGCTCTTTCTCAATCGCAGGGGTTTTGCTCCCACCTTGCAGTGTCACAGCTGTGGCTGGGTCGCCGGCTGCGATCATTGCGACGCGCGACTTACAGTTCACCTGCGCAAACGCTGCCTCCGCTGTCATCACTGCGCAGCGCAGCGGGCCCTGCCAGCGCAATGCCCCGATTGCGGGGGCACCGCACTTCTAACCCATGGCCTGGGCACGGAACAGACCGAGGAATTTCTCCGCAACGTGCTCTCCTGTCCTGTCCATCGGGTAGACAGTGATGCCATGCGCGGCGTGGACGCCATGCAATCGCTCCTTGAGGTGGCTCACAGCGAAGAACCCTGTGTGATCCTGGGAACGCAGATGCTTACCAAGGGACACCACTTTCCCGCGGTCCAGCTCGTCGGTGTGATTGATGCCGATGCCCTGCTCTACAGCGCTGATTTTCGAGGCGAAGAGCGCATGGCCCAGCTAGTGGTCCAGGTGGCGGGACGAGCTGGGCGGGAGTCTGCCGGAGGCAAAGTCCTGATACAGACCCACTATCCCGACGATCCGCTTTTTGAAGCCCTGCGCCACGGCCATTTTGAATCCATTACCCGATCCCTGCTGGATAAGCGCAGGGCCTCAGGACTCCCGCCCTACGGCCAACTGATGCTCTTGCGCAGCGATGCCCGAAATGAGCGCGATGGCGAAGCCTTTCTGCGCGCGGTGCAAAAAGAGGTCACGGGGTTTTTACCCCCGGATTGCCAGCTCATTGGCCCCCTCCCCTCTGCCATGCCGCGCCGGGCGGGGCGTTTTCGCTGGCAGCTTTGGTGCCTGAGCGCTTCGCGGGGAAGCGCCATGGCCGCGGCCAGGCTGCTGGTTGAGCGCGCCGAAGGCCTGAGAAAGTCACGGGAGCTGAGCTGGTTTATTGACGTTGATCCCAGCGATGTTGTGTAG
- the rpmE gene encoding 50S ribosomal protein L31, producing MKAEIHPRYEDVKATCSCGNTIQTRSTLGQDFNIDVCSNCHPFFTGKQKIVDSGGRVDRFKKRFGARGSAR from the coding sequence ATGAAAGCTGAAATTCATCCCCGTTACGAGGACGTGAAAGCGACCTGTAGCTGTGGCAATACGATCCAGACCCGCTCGACGTTGGGTCAGGACTTCAATATCGACGTTTGCTCTAACTGCCACCCGTTTTTCACCGGCAAGCAGAAGATCGTAGACAGCGGCGGTCGTGTAGATCGATTCAAGAAGCGCTTTGGCGCTCGTGGCTCCGCTCGATAA